A genomic window from Levilactobacillus yonginensis includes:
- the msrA gene encoding peptide-methionine (S)-S-oxide reductase MsrA: MNEIETATFAGGCFWCMVRPFDTFPGIKKVLSGYSGGTVTDPTYEQVKAQHTGHTEAVKIWFDPAVVSYRQLVDLYWQQTDPTDDGGQFQDRGSNYRPVIFVNSTAQLAVAQESRAALQAREQFSKPIVTKIQVVQPFFVAEKRHQQFYRKQPERFEQEEAGGRAAFIATNWS; this comes from the coding sequence ATGAATGAAATTGAAACGGCAACGTTTGCGGGCGGCTGTTTTTGGTGCATGGTCCGGCCCTTTGACACGTTCCCCGGAATCAAAAAAGTTTTGTCCGGATACAGTGGTGGTACGGTAACTGATCCGACCTATGAGCAGGTTAAGGCCCAACATACGGGACACACTGAAGCGGTTAAGATCTGGTTTGACCCCGCGGTGGTTAGCTACCGGCAGTTGGTTGATTTATATTGGCAACAAACAGATCCGACCGACGATGGCGGTCAGTTCCAAGACCGGGGCTCAAACTATCGGCCAGTGATCTTCGTGAACAGTACGGCCCAGTTGGCGGTGGCTCAGGAGTCCCGGGCGGCTTTGCAGGCGCGTGAACAGTTTAGCAAGCCCATCGTGACAAAAATTCAAGTGGTTCAACCGTTCTTTGTGGCAGAGAAACGACACCAGCAGTTTTACCGGAAGCAGCCGGAGCGCTTCGAACAGGAAGAAGCTGGCGGCCGGGCAGCATTT